DNA sequence from the Candidatus Atribacteria bacterium genome:
GATTTAGTTGAGATAGCCATATCTAAGGGATATCTTAATTATGAAACCATTCGAAAGAAGAAAGATGGAACCTTATTCCCAGTTTCTATCTCTGCTTCCAGGGTGATGCTTGACGATAAGGTTCAAGGGACGATAGGGATGTACAGAGATATCACTGAACGCAAGCAAGATGAGCAGCTCCATCAGGTTTTATACAATATCTCCAAAGCTACCAATTCTACCATCTCACTTGACCAGCTCTACCCCCTAATTCATCGAGAACTAAATAATATTATAGATGCAACAAATTTTTTTATTGCTTTAATTGATATTGGAAAAGATGAAATGTCTTTCCCTTATCACAAAGATGAAAAAGACAATGATTTACCTACTCGCAGGTTAAGCCAGACAAATAATTTAACTGCTTATGTAATAAAGTACGGTCAATCTCTCCTGGTCAATCAAAAACAGATTGAGAAAATGGGAAATGAGGGAAATATTAAATTAGAGCATGTTGGTATAGTGACCGCGAACACTCACTGGCTGGGAGTTCCTTTAAAAGTAAAAAATAAAACAATAGGAGCTATGGTAGTTCAAAGATATATTAAACCCTATCTTTTTTCTAAAAAAGATATTAAGCTTATGGAATTTGTTTCTGAACAGGTGGCTACTGCCGTTGAACGCAAAAAAGCCGAAGAGACCTTACGTGAAAGTCAGCAGGAGTTTTCCAATCTTTTTATAAATAGCCCTGAAGCTTTGGTATATATGGATGAAAAAGGCAATATCTTAAACATCAACCCCCGCTTTACGAAATTGTTTGGCTATCAACTGGAAGAGGTAAAAGGCAAAAATATCGATAGCGGAATAATTCACAATCCTGCAAAAGTGGAAGAAGGAAAGAAGTTAACCAAAAGATCATTAAAAGGTTATTTTAATTATGAGACTTTAAGGAAGAGGAAAGACGGCACGTTCTTCCCCGTTTCCATATCTGCTGCTCCCATAGAAATTGATGGGCAGATAAAAGCATTGATTGCCACTTACATTGATATCACTGAACGAAAAATGCTGGAAGAAAGATTGGAAAAATTAGCCTATTTTGATGTTCTTACCGGATGTTATGCCAGAGGATACGGCTTGAGTCTTTTTGAACGGCAGATCAAGACTGCCCAGCGCCACAAAATCCCTATCTTATTACTCTATATTGATTTGGATGGACTTAAATATATTAACGATACCTTTGGCCATAAAGTGGGTGATAAGGCTTTAAATGAGGCAGTAAATTTCTTTAAATCAAATTTAAGAAAGGTGGACATCATTAGCCGCGTGGGAGGAGATGAATTCCTATTGATTTTTCCCGATAGCTCCCTTAGTGATGTTCCTCTAATCAAAAAAAGAATAAATAATAAATTAAAAGAATTTAATAAAAATCTTAATGCACCCTATAAAATTGGCTTTAGTTTAGGTTTTTCCTGTTATAATCCTTCTAATCCTTTATCTATAGAAGAATTAATTAAAATTGCCGATGAAAATATGTATGAAGATAAAGTAAGGAAAAAAAGACATGATGAAACGGATAAATAGAATAAAATTTTGCTTGATCTGTGTCTTGATTATCACTGCTTTATTTTTTTCTATCTCCTGGGCAGAAAAAATAGAACTTACCGAAGAAGAAATACAGTGGCTTTCTGAACATAAAACTATCAAGATAGCACCTGATCCTTATTTTCCACCGATCGAATATACCGATGAAGAGGGGGAATACGTCGGAATAGCTGCCGAGTTTATGAAAATAATTGAAAATGAATTAGGAATCGAGTTTCAAGTTGTCTACTGTCAAGATTGGGAAGAGGTCTTGCAAAAAGCTCAAAATAGAGAAGTTGATATGCTTCCTGCAGCCGCCCAAACTCCCCAAAGAGGAAATTATATGCTCTTCTCGTCTCCTTATTTAGAGTTTCCCGGAGTAATTATTTGCACCAAAGATTCCGCGGAAATTAAATCCAGTGAACAATTATATAGTAAAAAGGTAGCAATAGTCTCCGGATATGTCTGGGAGGATTTCTTTACTCTGCATCATCCTCAAATAAATATAACTCCTGTAGACTCAATAATAGAGGGACTTCGTAAAGTATCAAGTGGTGATGTAGATGCCATGGTAGGTACTTTGCCAGTAGTTATCTATTATATTGAAAAGGAAGGAATTACCAATCTTCATGTAACAGGTGAAACCGGATATTATACAAAACTATCCATACTCACAAGAAAAGATTGGCCTCTTTTAAACTCCATAATGGAAAAAGCTCTCCGAAGGATTCCAGATAAAGAGAAGAAAGAGATTTTGAAAAAGTGGATATCTATTGAACGCCAACCTATATTCGAGAGAGAAATATTCTGGATAATCCTTATTTTCATAATTCTATTGAGCGCGACGGTTCTTTCGATTATATTTGCCTTGAATGGAATATTGAAAAAACAAGTGGAACAGAAAACAAAGGAACTGAAGGAGGATATTGTCCATCGAATAAAAGCCGAAGAAAGACTGAAAAAAACCATGAATGCAACTATTGACACCATGTCCAGGATCATCGAAGCCAAAGACCCTTATACCTCCGGTCACCAGCAGCGGGTTTGCCAATTGGCTATCTGTATCGCCCAAGAGATGGGACTTCCCGAAGATAAGGTTGAAGGAATAAGAATAGCTTCTTTAATCCACGATATCGGGAAGATCGGCATACCTACTGAAATCTTAAGTAAACCCACCTTACTATCTGATATAGAATTTAGTTTAATTAAAGGACATCCACAAATGGGATATGATATCGTAAAATATATAGAATTTTCCTATCCAGTAGCCCAAGTTGTCCTTCAACATCACGAAAAAATAAATGGTTCAGGGTATCCCCAAGGCCTCAAGGGGGAGGATATCCTTCTGGAAGCAAAAATAATTGGAGTGGCTGATGTAGTAGAGGCCATGTCTTCTCACCGTCCCTACCGGCCTGCCTTAGGGATAGATGCAGCCCTGGAAGAGATCTCTCAAAATAAAGGCATTCTCTATGAAGCAAAGGTAGTGGAGGTTTGTTTAAAACTCTTCCAAGTAAAGGGATTTAAATTTGAATAGCCTTATCAGAGAGATTTTTTATTAATCTTAAAATAT
Encoded proteins:
- a CDS encoding PAS domain S-box protein, yielding MEHMKDKEKTKEQLIEELRKLNQKITELEKSEIHHQEIEEALTENEEKYRMLVECITDGVFIETVEGRILECNTAGAKIYGYPKKEMIGLSIKNLVPEEFSKQLPKIITPKETTKGIFVPRISKRKDGSIFPTEIATKIVRIEGKPRLIVFVRDITKRKEAERKLRKARKMFASLFNSSPIAALHHDKEGRILNINPYFTQVFGYTLKEIKGKNIDEGMIYPKNRTAEGERLTKNGMTPKGISQYESIRKKKDGTLVPVLISSAPVIIDKKVQGTIALYQDITERKKAEDNLKKSQQEFISLFNNSPEALVYLDGESNVVNINSRFNALFGYTLEEIKGRNINDGMIHPPNKRKEGKDLVEIAISKGYLNYETIRKKKDGTLFPVSISASRVMLDDKVQGTIGMYRDITERKQDEQLHQVLYNISKATNSTISLDQLYPLIHRELNNIIDATNFFIALIDIGKDEMSFPYHKDEKDNDLPTRRLSQTNNLTAYVIKYGQSLLVNQKQIEKMGNEGNIKLEHVGIVTANTHWLGVPLKVKNKTIGAMVVQRYIKPYLFSKKDIKLMEFVSEQVATAVERKKAEETLRESQQEFSNLFINSPEALVYMDEKGNILNINPRFTKLFGYQLEEVKGKNIDSGIIHNPAKVEEGKKLTKRSLKGYFNYETLRKRKDGTFFPVSISAAPIEIDGQIKALIATYIDITERKMLEERLEKLAYFDVLTGCYARGYGLSLFERQIKTAQRHKIPILLLYIDLDGLKYINDTFGHKVGDKALNEAVNFFKSNLRKVDIISRVGGDEFLLIFPDSSLSDVPLIKKRINNKLKEFNKNLNAPYKIGFSLGFSCYNPSNPLSIEELIKIADENMYEDKVRKKRHDETDK
- a CDS encoding transporter substrate-binding domain-containing protein, producing MMKRINRIKFCLICVLIITALFFSISWAEKIELTEEEIQWLSEHKTIKIAPDPYFPPIEYTDEEGEYVGIAAEFMKIIENELGIEFQVVYCQDWEEVLQKAQNREVDMLPAAAQTPQRGNYMLFSSPYLEFPGVIICTKDSAEIKSSEQLYSKKVAIVSGYVWEDFFTLHHPQINITPVDSIIEGLRKVSSGDVDAMVGTLPVVIYYIEKEGITNLHVTGETGYYTKLSILTRKDWPLLNSIMEKALRRIPDKEKKEILKKWISIERQPIFEREIFWIILIFIILLSATVLSIIFALNGILKKQVEQKTKELKEDIVHRIKAEERLKKTMNATIDTMSRIIEAKDPYTSGHQQRVCQLAICIAQEMGLPEDKVEGIRIASLIHDIGKIGIPTEILSKPTLLSDIEFSLIKGHPQMGYDIVKYIEFSYPVAQVVLQHHEKINGSGYPQGLKGEDILLEAKIIGVADVVEAMSSHRPYRPALGIDAALEEISQNKGILYEAKVVEVCLKLFQVKGFKFE